In Pseudomonas fluorescens NCIMB 11764, a single window of DNA contains:
- a CDS encoding LuxR C-terminal-related transcriptional regulator, with translation MTAMAPCLDRTGLLPRLSSHHLTRERLIEPLLASTARVKLLCAPAGSGKSALLIECLLRAPEPCHVCWLPLAGASLSVGEFLQRLARALGSSSADEQGLLAYLAQLQTPTWVCLDDYCRTPDPELDLLLDRLLAISNPVITWWLSGRRRPPCNWPRLLLADELYDCERATLAFTQTEIARLLHHLEPEQAAKRASRIVELSGGWCAGVRIALLQKCDGSRNEPPHARPDTLHDYLEHELFSILTPELTEAWRVLAHLPRFNARLCDHLFGAGEGAQYLNTLQALGCFIEPWQDSTDWLQIFAPLTHLMREEQWPEGRSWHRRACQWFAAELDWKAAFEQALLAQEFEVAVSLLQHFSFEHLFEEQTVVLLLRLHERQGEELTLSSPQLVGLITAALLFAGRFEQAGECIEHLSRFMPQPSALQQQQLIARWQALQGWLLHLQGRMEPSRTHLLEALSELGPPLWGARLMCLSGLTQQALLRGELEVAQALNREALCLARAHDSLVFEGLLELDHAQVLEQRGAPGRAEHLLANMNDLLAKRQPLAEPLLGRIALRRGRLSLSQGQDAQAAEYFESGLQMCLRSQDKRVLYGFLGLAQLAANRQDYAQAFVLLRDAERLMQQRRIPDSVYRSVLLQISCHFWLQQGRPELAHEALPRVLRHYHGAHARQAPPATLELIPGLEYLLVLTEVYRGQAQAPLVQLEAQLNWARQRGMSGLQAQLHLALAEVAWLTGDTPAARQSLQEGLAMVERCNLQQALRDFRLRQPRLPEAIGRTDSALTPESAALGQNRLSQREIEVLELVALGNSNQQIADLLFISLHTVKTHARRINGKLGVARRTQAVAKAKTLGIVV, from the coding sequence TGCTGCGGGCGCCCGAACCGTGTCACGTCTGTTGGCTGCCATTGGCGGGTGCGTCATTGAGTGTCGGCGAGTTTCTTCAGCGGTTGGCTCGGGCGTTGGGATCGAGCTCCGCGGACGAACAAGGATTGCTGGCGTATCTGGCGCAATTGCAAACGCCGACCTGGGTCTGCCTGGATGACTATTGCCGCACGCCCGACCCGGAGCTGGATCTTTTGCTCGACCGGCTATTGGCGATCAGTAACCCGGTGATTACCTGGTGGCTGAGTGGTCGCCGCCGCCCTCCCTGCAATTGGCCACGCCTGTTGCTCGCCGACGAACTGTACGACTGCGAGCGCGCCACGCTGGCTTTCACTCAAACTGAAATCGCCCGACTGTTGCATCACCTGGAGCCAGAGCAGGCCGCCAAGCGTGCCAGCAGGATCGTCGAACTGAGCGGCGGCTGGTGCGCGGGTGTGCGGATTGCGTTGCTGCAAAAATGCGACGGGTCGCGCAACGAGCCGCCGCATGCTCGGCCGGACACGCTGCACGATTACCTTGAGCACGAACTGTTCAGCATTCTGACCCCGGAGCTCACGGAAGCCTGGCGGGTGCTCGCCCATCTGCCGCGTTTCAATGCCCGGCTGTGCGACCACCTGTTCGGTGCGGGGGAGGGCGCGCAGTACCTGAATACGTTGCAGGCGTTGGGTTGCTTTATCGAGCCCTGGCAGGACTCGACAGACTGGCTGCAGATTTTCGCGCCACTCACGCATTTGATGCGCGAAGAACAATGGCCGGAGGGACGCTCCTGGCATCGCCGCGCCTGTCAGTGGTTCGCCGCTGAACTGGACTGGAAAGCGGCATTTGAACAGGCCTTGCTGGCGCAAGAGTTCGAAGTTGCGGTCAGCCTGTTGCAGCATTTCAGTTTCGAGCACCTGTTCGAGGAGCAGACAGTGGTGCTGTTGTTGCGTCTGCATGAACGGCAAGGCGAGGAGCTTACGCTGAGCTCGCCGCAACTGGTGGGGCTGATCACCGCAGCGTTGCTGTTCGCCGGGCGGTTCGAGCAGGCGGGCGAATGCATCGAGCACTTGTCGCGCTTCATGCCTCAGCCGTCGGCGCTCCAGCAACAGCAGCTGATCGCGCGCTGGCAAGCCTTGCAGGGTTGGCTCTTGCATTTGCAGGGGCGCATGGAGCCATCGCGGACGCATTTGCTGGAGGCGCTCAGCGAGCTCGGCCCCCCGCTGTGGGGCGCCCGGCTGATGTGCCTGTCCGGCCTGACCCAGCAAGCGTTGCTGCGGGGCGAGCTTGAGGTGGCGCAGGCCCTCAACCGTGAGGCGTTGTGCCTGGCGCGCGCGCACGATTCGCTGGTGTTCGAAGGGTTGCTGGAGCTCGATCACGCGCAAGTGCTCGAACAAAGGGGAGCGCCCGGCAGGGCCGAGCACTTGCTGGCGAACATGAACGATTTGCTTGCCAAGCGGCAACCGCTGGCCGAACCGTTGCTCGGGCGGATTGCCTTGCGTCGCGGGCGTTTGAGCTTGTCTCAGGGACAGGATGCACAAGCGGCCGAGTACTTCGAAAGCGGGCTACAGATGTGCCTGCGCAGTCAGGACAAGCGCGTGCTTTATGGCTTTCTCGGCCTCGCGCAATTGGCCGCCAATCGCCAGGACTACGCCCAGGCCTTTGTCCTGCTGCGTGACGCCGAGCGGTTGATGCAACAGCGGCGGATTCCAGACTCGGTCTACCGCAGTGTCCTGCTGCAAATCAGCTGCCATTTCTGGCTACAGCAGGGCCGCCCGGAATTGGCCCATGAAGCCCTGCCCCGGGTGCTGCGCCACTATCATGGTGCCCATGCACGACAGGCTCCGCCGGCGACGCTGGAGCTGATTCCCGGCCTTGAATACCTGCTGGTGCTGACCGAAGTGTATCGCGGGCAGGCGCAAGCCCCTCTGGTGCAGCTCGAGGCCCAGTTGAACTGGGCGCGACAACGGGGAATGTCGGGGCTGCAAGCGCAATTGCACCTGGCACTGGCAGAAGTGGCCTGGCTGACGGGCGATACGCCTGCTGCCCGCCAGTCGTTGCAGGAAGGCCTGGCAATGGTCGAGCGTTGTAACCTTCAACAGGCTCTTCGCGACTTTCGATTACGCCAGCCACGCTTGCCGGAGGCGATTGGTCGTACTGATTCAGCGCTTACCCCTGAATCGGCGGCTTTGGGCCAGAACCGGTTAAGTCAGCGTGAAATAGAAGTCCTTGAGTTGGTTGCCCTGGGGAACTCCAATCAACAAATAGCCGATCTATTGTTCATATCGTTACATACAGTTAAAACCCATGCGCGCCGGATTAACGGGAAGTTGGGGGTTGCGCGTAGGACTCAAGCAGTGGCCAAGGCAAAAACGTTGGGTATCGTTGTTTGA